In the genome of Deltaproteobacteria bacterium, one region contains:
- a CDS encoding PAS domain-containing protein encodes MSFRRGGTQGIDPAKDVRYEGLQVKTNGDRFDVNLIIRPVMKTEGLNLFEIVPVGVSVLDGEGRIVYVNPALEKMLDVPRADLLRKDYRQQEFLRPDGSPMAAEESAGARAIKEQRLVEHVGTGVVKKDGRIIRTDMNPVPMALPGWKAVVVTFNLGEQPGRKKRSRNQRIDNKQDDINDGNQNPSN; translated from the coding sequence ATGTCATTCCGACGGGGGGGTACGCAAGGCATTGACCCAGCAAAAGACGTCCGTTACGAAGGCTTGCAGGTCAAAACCAACGGAGACCGCTTCGACGTCAATCTGATTATCCGGCCGGTGATGAAAACGGAAGGCCTCAACCTGTTCGAGATAGTGCCCGTGGGCGTCTCGGTCCTCGACGGCGAAGGCCGGATCGTCTATGTGAATCCCGCGCTGGAAAAGATGTTGGATGTTCCCCGGGCCGACCTGCTTCGAAAAGATTACCGGCAGCAGGAATTTCTCAGGCCGGACGGCAGTCCCATGGCGGCGGAAGAGTCGGCCGGTGCACGGGCGATTAAAGAGCAGCGTTTGGTGGAGCACGTCGGGACCGGAGTAGTCAAAAAAGACGGGCGAATAATCCGGACTGATATGAACCCCGTACCCATGGCGCTCCCGGGTTGGAAAGCGGTCGTAGTCACTTTTAATCTCGGAGAGCAACCGGGGAGAAAGAAACGCTCCCGAAACCAGAGGATAGACAATAAACAGGACGATATAAATGACGGAAACCAAAACCCCTCAAACTGA
- a CDS encoding PAS domain S-box protein → MTETKTPQTDLSDQSTYSGQILRQRAEKRLKKQSPAQGAKTPEEAGPLLHELQVHQIELEIQNEELRRTQEELEASRARYFDLYDLAPVGYLSLNEQGLILEANLTAAGLLGLGKSVLVKRRFTEFIFKVDQDIFYLCSKQLLKTEARQVCELRMVKKDETIFWARLEAATAQGADGVPLRRVVMSDITEIKQAGEVLQQSRLAAIIDSSDDAIISKTLNGEIISWNRGAEKIYGYTAEEVVGQSISILAPNDRIDEVPAILQRISRGEEVKHYETLRRRKNGQSIHISLTVSAIRDPSGKIIGASTIARDITQRKQLEEDLLESKRQLRILASQILFAQENERKRIAQEVHDILGSSLSAIKFKAEEALHHLPKDEALNISKPLEALVPLVQETIKAARRIQGDLRPPHLDDLGIVATLSWYCRRLETIYSAIKVECVVTIREEEVPDHLKITLFRIIQEALNNISKHAQADSVYVGLQKVDGAMELIIRDNGDGFDPETLSSKKNLKKGLGFFSMKKRVEFSGGSISIESTKGKGVVIRALWPL, encoded by the coding sequence ATGACGGAAACCAAAACCCCTCAAACTGATTTAAGCGATCAATCGACTTACTCAGGACAGATCCTCCGCCAGCGAGCCGAGAAACGGCTTAAAAAACAATCTCCCGCCCAAGGTGCCAAAACGCCGGAAGAGGCCGGCCCCCTGCTCCACGAATTACAGGTGCACCAGATCGAACTGGAGATCCAGAATGAGGAATTGCGCCGGACGCAGGAAGAGCTCGAAGCCTCCCGGGCCAGATACTTTGACCTCTATGATCTGGCCCCGGTCGGGTACCTGTCCTTAAACGAACAGGGGCTCATCCTGGAGGCTAATCTCACCGCGGCCGGTTTGCTGGGCCTGGGGAAAAGTGTGCTAGTCAAGCGGCGGTTCACCGAGTTCATCTTCAAGGTAGACCAGGACATCTTCTATCTGTGCAGCAAACAACTCCTTAAAACCGAGGCCCGGCAGGTGTGTGAACTCCGAATGGTGAAAAAGGACGAAACCATTTTCTGGGCACGGCTGGAGGCCGCCACCGCGCAGGGTGCTGATGGCGTTCCTCTGCGCCGCGTGGTGATGAGTGACATCACCGAGATCAAGCAAGCCGGGGAGGTCCTGCAACAGTCGCGGTTGGCGGCTATTATAGACTCGTCTGACGATGCCATCATCAGCAAGACATTGAATGGAGAAATTATTAGCTGGAACCGAGGGGCGGAAAAAATCTATGGGTATACTGCCGAAGAAGTTGTAGGCCAGTCCATATCCATTTTGGCTCCGAATGATCGCATTGATGAAGTGCCTGCGATTCTTCAGAGAATTAGCCGCGGGGAAGAGGTCAAGCACTATGAGACTCTCCGTCGAAGAAAAAACGGTCAGAGTATTCACATTTCCCTTACTGTCTCTGCGATCAGGGACCCCTCGGGAAAGATCATAGGAGCCTCGACCATTGCCCGCGACATTACCCAGCGCAAACAATTGGAGGAGGATTTGCTGGAATCAAAAAGACAACTGCGGATACTGGCTTCCCAGATCCTCTTCGCCCAGGAGAATGAACGAAAACGGATCGCCCAGGAAGTCCATGATATTCTGGGGTCATCCCTGAGCGCCATCAAATTCAAGGCGGAGGAGGCATTACATCATCTCCCCAAGGACGAAGCCTTGAATATCTCCAAACCCCTGGAGGCTCTCGTCCCCCTCGTCCAGGAGACGATCAAAGCGGCCCGCCGAATTCAGGGCGATTTGCGACCTCCCCATCTGGACGACTTGGGTATCGTCGCCACCCTTTCCTGGTACTGCCGGAGACTTGAAACGATTTACTCCGCCATCAAGGTTGAATGTGTGGTTACCATCCGGGAAGAGGAGGTGCCGGATCATCTAAAAATCACCCTTTTTAGAATTATTCAAGAGGCCCTGAATAATATCAGCAAACATGCCCAGGCTGACTCGGTATATGTGGGGCTGCAAAAAGTCGACGGCGCTATGGAACTCATTATAAGAGATAATGGAGATGGATTCGATCCGGAAACGCTTTCCTCTAAAAAAAATTTAAAAAAAGGCTTGGGGTTCTTCAGCATGAAAAAGCGGGTTGAGTTTTCCGGGGGCTCTATTTCCATTGAGTCCACCAAGGGAAAAGGGGTAGTTATCCGAGCCCTTTGGCCCCTCTGA
- a CDS encoding PAS domain S-box protein — protein MIHELEVHQIELEMQNEELRRAQEELEASRARYFDLYALAPVGYLTLSEQGLILEANLTATQLLGVKKKQLAGQPVSRFIFRDDQDIYYLFRKQLFERQIPLTIELRMAGEDGRPFWVQMKAKVAYDSGGALGWRATMSDISDRKRAEAGLQQLAAIVESTEDAIFTNSLEGIILSWNKSAEKIYGYSSEQIIGKHVSVLFPPGHIDEVSQLIKRISQGEHVDHYETARMKKDGGHIHVSLTMSSVKDVDARIVGASTIVRDITERNRLEAALIKSEKRYRSYIEVTDQLGWTTNPEGEVEEDIPSWRKFTGQSKEEVIGRGWSKALHPDDIEHAVRTWEDAVATKNNYEVEYRVRRYDGTYRHFLARGVPVSKDDGNILEWVGTCIDITERKRVESIVQARLRMLTASNKSSISVDKFLQVALDEIEALTGSTIGFYHFLEADQETLSLQNWSTNTLRNMCTAEGKGSHYPISQAGVWVDCVQERRPVIHNDFSSLPHCKGLPQGHATIIREMDVPIMRDGLIVAIIGMGNKPIDYDKTDVDIALLLGDFSWEIVERLRAEQALRERTGELVKLSDTLEFQVKERTTKLAEANKDVRRISAKLLSAQEEERKRIAGEIHDTIGSHLSAIKFKVEDAMLRIEKTPTAGAEFLQPLIPVIQEGIEECRRIQADLRPPMLDDLGLQLTLSWFFRRFQSIYSTITVEQEMGIEEEDVPLPLKIIVFRVIQEAMNNIAKYSKADLVRQSLRKVDSRMELVIRDNGQGFNIEEVNSPGRARKGLGLTSMKERVELSGGIFSIESAKGKGTVIKAHWPI, from the coding sequence TTGATCCACGAATTGGAAGTGCACCAGATCGAGCTGGAGATGCAAAATGAGGAACTGCGCCGGGCACAGGAAGAGCTCGAAGCCTCCCGGGCCAGGTACTTTGACCTCTATGCTCTGGCACCGGTCGGGTACCTGACCCTCAGTGAACAGGGGCTGATTTTGGAAGCGAATCTCACCGCCACCCAATTGCTCGGCGTGAAAAAAAAGCAGTTGGCCGGGCAGCCGGTGTCCCGGTTCATCTTCCGGGATGACCAGGATATTTACTACCTTTTCCGCAAACAGCTCTTTGAAAGGCAGATCCCGCTGACTATTGAACTGCGGATGGCGGGAGAAGACGGCAGGCCATTCTGGGTGCAGATGAAGGCCAAAGTGGCCTATGATAGCGGAGGTGCTCTGGGCTGGAGGGCGACGATGAGCGACATCTCCGACCGTAAGCGGGCCGAGGCTGGTCTGCAACAATTAGCAGCCATCGTCGAATCCACAGAGGATGCCATCTTCACCAATAGCTTGGAGGGTATTATTTTAAGCTGGAACAAAAGCGCAGAAAAAATTTATGGTTACTCCTCAGAGCAAATCATAGGAAAGCATGTCTCTGTTCTGTTTCCTCCCGGTCATATTGATGAGGTGTCACAACTTATTAAAAGAATAAGCCAAGGAGAGCATGTCGATCATTATGAAACCGCCCGTATGAAAAAGGACGGCGGTCACATCCATGTCTCCCTGACCATGTCCTCTGTAAAGGATGTTGATGCCAGGATTGTGGGAGCTTCAACGATTGTGCGCGACATCACCGAGCGCAACCGGCTGGAGGCAGCGTTGATCAAGAGCGAGAAACGCTATCGGTCTTACATTGAAGTAACCGACCAGTTGGGATGGACGACCAATCCAGAGGGAGAAGTTGAGGAGGACATCCCATCGTGGAGAAAATTTACGGGCCAGAGCAAAGAGGAGGTCATAGGTCGGGGATGGTCGAAAGCGCTGCATCCTGACGACATTGAACACGCCGTTAGGACATGGGAAGATGCTGTTGCCACGAAGAATAATTACGAGGTGGAATATCGCGTACGCAGATATGATGGGACTTACCGCCACTTCCTGGCCCGCGGCGTGCCGGTTTCCAAAGACGATGGGAATATACTGGAATGGGTCGGCACCTGTATCGACATTACAGAGCGGAAACGGGTGGAAAGTATTGTGCAGGCCCGTTTGCGGATGTTGACGGCGAGCAATAAGAGTTCCATATCCGTTGATAAATTTCTTCAGGTCGCTTTGGACGAGATCGAAGCACTGACAGGCAGCACGATCGGCTTCTACCATTTTCTGGAAGCCGATCAGGAAACGCTTTCCTTGCAGAACTGGTCGACGAATACGCTGCGGAACATGTGCACCGCAGAAGGCAAAGGAAGTCATTACCCGATTTCTCAGGCCGGGGTCTGGGTTGATTGTGTGCAAGAGCGCCGTCCGGTCATTCATAACGATTTCTCTTCGCTGCCCCATTGCAAAGGCCTGCCCCAGGGGCATGCGACGATCATTCGGGAAATGGATGTTCCCATCATGAGGGATGGTCTAATCGTGGCCATCATCGGAATGGGGAACAAACCGATCGACTATGATAAGACTGATGTTGATATCGCTTTGCTCCTGGGCGACTTCTCCTGGGAAATCGTCGAACGCCTGCGCGCCGAACAGGCCTTGCGAGAGCGCACAGGGGAACTGGTGAAACTTTCTGACACACTTGAATTCCAGGTGAAAGAGCGGACGACGAAACTGGCCGAAGCCAATAAGGATGTGCGCCGGATATCCGCAAAACTTCTCTCCGCCCAGGAGGAAGAAAGAAAGAGGATCGCCGGAGAGATTCATGATACCATAGGGAGTCACCTGAGCGCCATTAAATTCAAGGTTGAAGACGCTATGCTGAGGATCGAAAAGACCCCAACGGCTGGTGCCGAATTTTTGCAACCCCTCATCCCCGTAATTCAGGAGGGCATTGAAGAATGCCGAAGGATACAGGCGGATCTACGGCCGCCTATGCTCGATGACCTGGGTCTCCAGCTTACCCTTTCCTGGTTCTTCAGGAGGTTTCAATCCATTTATTCAACTATTACGGTCGAGCAGGAGATGGGCATTGAGGAAGAGGATGTGCCGCTTCCTTTGAAAATCATTGTTTTCAGGGTGATTCAAGAAGCCATGAACAACATTGCTAAATACAGCAAGGCGGATCTTGTGCGGCAATCGTTACGAAAAGTGGACAGCCGGATGGAACTCGTAATCCGGGACAACGGCCAGGGCTTCAATATAGAGGAAGTCAACTCTCCCGGGCGTGCCCGGAAAGGATTAGGGCTTACAAGCATGAAGGAGCGGGTTGAGCTCTCGGGTGGTATTTTTTCCATTGAGTCCGCCAAAGGAAAAGGGACGGTCATCAAGGCACATTGGCCCATTTGA
- a CDS encoding linear amide C-N hydrolase translates to MTMLPGTNRAADRFVRASFYINAIPKTDNTRQAVASVFGVIRGVSVPLGISTPGQPNISSTLWRTVADLDFRKGLPVKRFELVGGKTYSGNAAAQFKSAEPFKFMPASGD, encoded by the coding sequence ATGACGATGCTCCCGGGAACCAACCGGGCGGCGGACCGCTTCGTCCGCGCTTCCTTTTACATCAACGCCATCCCGAAGACGGACAATACCAGGCAGGCCGTGGCCTCGGTTTTTGGCGTGATCCGCGGCGTGTCGGTCCCGTTGGGCATCAGCACGCCGGGCCAACCGAACATTTCCAGCACGCTCTGGCGCACCGTGGCCGATCTCGACTTCAGGAAGGGCTTGCCGGTGAAGCGGTTTGAGCTGGTAGGGGGCAAGACTTACAGCGGCAACGCCGCGGCGCAGTTCAAGTCGGCCGAACCGTTCAAATTCATGCCGGCCTCGGGGGATTGA
- a CDS encoding diguanylate cyclase, producing the protein MANGKDFPFLRQVLSHLVLFRLFLPLLILGFITIAGVGYLEERNLEIQQYQMAQSMARIVDHHLDQGGRILDAVAHVAESSGAESLTTYMKSTWEAYGYFETLYYLDEAKKIKLLTPSDSRYLGLDMSNLPDIQQTEKKKSLIISRPFISLRTGEPTVYLVKTLSRGGYVVGELNLGLFQKEITNITGRLGKDFVFIMDQAGTLIAHPSPDLVKQQTNLSNLEIVHRILAGKANGIYSYYGTSVLGSAVRVERTGWLVVDQVPLSAFLSLYVWILGLILLISLMIWLLLLWDLRKQLQRFVISPLERFSRVTNALTAGDFTQAGSLTAQSTAFAELNELAADFQSMSSTLQAREDALRKAKDELEVQVSQRTQELVAVNKELQQLSSSDGLTGIANRRYFDQVLAQEWQHGIRQGSSLALVMIDIDFFKNYNDVYGHQAGDDCLKQVAGTLKATLRRSVDLAARYGGEEFAAVLPNTEMEGAAFLAEEIRATIEGLGIKHENSSISKVVTVSVGVAAVIPIMGTQPSMIIAPADQALYKAKHEGRNRVRISADVGFKLNGF; encoded by the coding sequence ATGGCCAACGGAAAGGATTTCCCTTTCCTCCGTCAGGTGTTGTCGCATTTGGTACTCTTTCGCCTGTTCCTTCCTCTTTTGATCCTGGGATTTATAACCATTGCCGGAGTGGGCTATTTAGAGGAACGGAACCTTGAAATCCAGCAGTACCAGATGGCCCAATCAATGGCCCGCATAGTCGATCACCATCTAGACCAGGGGGGGCGCATCTTAGACGCGGTAGCCCATGTAGCTGAATCTTCTGGGGCGGAAAGTTTAACCACTTATATGAAAAGCACCTGGGAGGCCTATGGGTATTTTGAAACTTTGTATTATTTGGATGAAGCTAAAAAAATTAAATTATTAACGCCTTCCGATTCGCGTTACTTAGGTCTGGATATGTCGAATTTACCGGACATTCAGCAAACAGAAAAAAAGAAAAGCCTCATTATTTCGAGGCCCTTTATTTCGCTGCGTACGGGCGAACCTACGGTTTACCTGGTTAAAACCCTTTCCCGCGGAGGCTATGTGGTCGGTGAACTGAATCTAGGCTTATTTCAGAAAGAAATTACCAACATCACGGGCCGGTTGGGTAAGGACTTTGTTTTCATAATGGATCAAGCCGGAACACTCATAGCCCATCCCTCTCCGGACTTGGTCAAACAGCAAACCAACCTGAGCAACTTGGAAATAGTTCACCGCATTTTAGCCGGAAAGGCTAATGGCATTTATTCGTATTACGGAACAAGTGTTTTGGGTAGTGCGGTCCGGGTAGAGCGTACAGGATGGTTGGTAGTGGATCAGGTGCCTTTGTCTGCTTTTTTAAGTCTATACGTATGGATATTGGGGTTGATCCTTCTAATATCCTTGATGATCTGGTTATTGTTACTGTGGGATCTCCGTAAACAATTACAGCGCTTCGTGATTTCCCCGCTGGAGCGGTTCAGCCGGGTAACAAATGCTCTGACAGCAGGAGACTTTACTCAGGCCGGTTCTTTGACCGCCCAGTCGACTGCTTTTGCCGAGTTGAATGAGCTGGCGGCCGACTTTCAGTCAATGAGTAGTACCCTCCAGGCACGGGAAGACGCCTTGCGCAAGGCTAAAGATGAGCTGGAAGTACAGGTTTCCCAGAGGACTCAGGAACTGGTGGCGGTAAACAAAGAATTGCAGCAACTTTCCTCTTCGGACGGCTTAACGGGGATTGCTAATCGGCGTTATTTTGACCAAGTTTTAGCCCAAGAGTGGCAACACGGGATACGGCAAGGGTCTTCGCTGGCGCTCGTTATGATCGATATTGATTTTTTTAAAAACTATAATGATGTGTATGGACATCAGGCCGGAGATGACTGCTTGAAACAGGTAGCCGGCACCTTGAAAGCTACGTTGAGACGGAGTGTTGATTTAGCTGCTCGCTATGGTGGCGAGGAGTTTGCCGCTGTGCTCCCTAATACTGAGATGGAGGGTGCTGCTTTCTTGGCGGAAGAGATAAGAGCAACGATTGAAGGTCTTGGCATTAAACATGAGAATTCGTCCATCAGCAAGGTTGTTACCGTGAGTGTCGGGGTAGCTGCTGTTATTCCTATTATGGGAACGCAACCCTCGATGATTATCGCACCGGCCGATCAGGCACTCTATAAAGCCAAGCACGAAGGGCGCAACCGGGTTAGAATATCAGCCGATGTCGGTTTCAAATTAAATGGTTTTTAG